In Sphingobium amiense, a genomic segment contains:
- a CDS encoding 2OG-Fe dioxygenase family protein, with amino-acid sequence MNDTVCLAPMDDALARDGYARVAGSTLLGDLCIGAQAWEALAETWSDLGPDLYMADGGRYRRRRHAAFALEGGRFVRKPHQPHYQSRDYNPLNGDVQRWFDPVADATVALPAMQAILSFCAASFDPAAARRWHVEMHQFRIEASAAESGQPTPEGMHRDGVDHVLVMLIERHNVREGVTRIGTAAGEPLGEFTLTDPADTMLIDDRRILHGVTPIHPLDPAMPAWRDALVVTLAEDLP; translated from the coding sequence ATGAACGACACGGTCTGCCTTGCCCCAATGGACGACGCGCTGGCGCGGGACGGCTATGCGCGCGTCGCGGGCAGCACGTTGCTGGGCGATCTGTGTATCGGCGCGCAGGCGTGGGAGGCTCTGGCGGAAACGTGGAGCGATCTTGGTCCCGATCTCTATATGGCGGACGGCGGCAGATACCGGCGGCGGCGACATGCGGCCTTTGCGCTGGAGGGCGGGCGCTTCGTCCGCAAGCCGCACCAGCCCCATTATCAGAGCCGCGATTATAACCCCCTCAACGGCGACGTGCAGCGCTGGTTCGATCCTGTGGCCGACGCGACCGTCGCGCTGCCCGCGATGCAGGCGATCCTGTCCTTCTGCGCGGCGAGTTTCGATCCTGCGGCGGCGCGGCGCTGGCATGTCGAGATGCACCAGTTCCGCATCGAGGCGAGCGCCGCCGAAAGCGGCCAGCCGACTCCCGAAGGGATGCACCGCGACGGGGTGGATCATGTGCTGGTGATGCTGATCGAGCGGCATAATGTCCGCGAAGGGGTCACCCGCATCGGCACCGCGGCGGGCGAGCCGCTGGGCGAGTTCACCCTGACCGATCCGGCCGACACGATGCTGATCGACGACCGGCGCATTCTGCACGGGGTTACGCCGATCCATCCGCTCGATCCGGCCATGCCTGCGTGGCGCGACGCCCTGGTCGTGACGCTGGCGGAGGATCTGCCCTAG
- the rnr gene encoding ribonuclease R yields the protein MASTQKHKKPVAKSKVRPAGFPTRDQVMAFITEADTPAGKREIAKAFGLKGQEKIALKALLRDMADEGLIDIGPARAFHKMGGVPKVTVLRIVDVDDTTLIATPERWEAEGQPAPRLRVVERGKRGALTIGDRILARTEEAGRGWIAHVMKKLAKASEELLGVVEEMADGKLWLRPVDKRIRKDTPISDAGDAKPGDLVLAEPHGRPPRISARVTDILGDPFAPRSFSLIAIHKHGIPHVFPDRVEEEAVKASALPLHEDRREDLRHLPILAIDPVDARDHDDAVWAAPDDDPANPGGYRAIVAIADVSYYVRPGSALDKEARKRGNSVYFPDQVVPMLPHELSSDMCSLRAGQDRAAMACHLTVNAQGRVTAWRFTRAVIRVAAVLAYEDAQAAIDGTKDNDLLEPALKPLWACWALLRKARAARDPLALDLPERRVVLDERGQIVSVAVRERLDAHMLIEDYMIAANVAAAKALEAKKAPVMYRVHEPPSRDKLVSLKDYLATFDISFALGQVVKPSTFNQLIAKIGEAEEKPQIMEMILRSQTQAYYSPQNMGHFGLALGSYAHFTSPIRRYADLLVHRALVGAYGLELPAPKGKDIPDRTALSQDDYENMGRVGEMISGHERRAMEAERETVDRYVAAYLAAHVGEIMPARITGVQNFGFFATVEGLGGDGLVPVSTMGAEHFFYDEAGRALQGVESGDRYTVGQRLDLRLADADPINGSLRFELPDSPAPRGGPMKRDRTRPGIKRGRPANIRHMGAKRGRHKR from the coding sequence ATGGCATCGACCCAGAAGCACAAGAAGCCCGTCGCCAAAAGCAAGGTGCGGCCCGCCGGATTCCCCACTCGCGATCAGGTGATGGCCTTCATCACCGAGGCGGATACGCCCGCCGGCAAGCGCGAAATCGCCAAGGCATTCGGCCTCAAGGGGCAGGAAAAGATCGCGCTCAAGGCGCTGCTCAGGGACATGGCCGACGAAGGGCTGATCGACATCGGCCCGGCGCGCGCCTTTCACAAGATGGGCGGCGTGCCCAAGGTCACGGTGCTGCGCATCGTCGACGTGGACGACACGACGCTGATCGCCACGCCCGAACGGTGGGAGGCGGAGGGTCAGCCCGCGCCCCGCCTGCGCGTGGTGGAGCGCGGCAAAAGGGGCGCGCTCACCATCGGCGACCGCATCCTTGCCCGCACGGAGGAGGCAGGGCGCGGCTGGATCGCACACGTCATGAAGAAGCTCGCCAAGGCGAGCGAGGAACTGCTGGGCGTCGTCGAGGAAATGGCGGACGGTAAGCTGTGGCTCCGCCCCGTCGACAAGCGCATCCGCAAGGACACGCCGATCAGCGATGCGGGCGACGCAAAGCCCGGCGACCTCGTCCTCGCCGAACCCCATGGCCGTCCCCCGCGCATTTCGGCGCGCGTTACCGACATTCTCGGCGACCCCTTTGCCCCGCGCAGCTTCAGCCTGATCGCGATCCACAAACATGGCATTCCGCACGTCTTCCCCGACCGGGTAGAGGAGGAGGCGGTCAAGGCGTCCGCCCTGCCTCTGCATGAAGACAGGCGCGAGGATCTGCGCCACCTGCCCATCCTTGCCATCGACCCGGTCGATGCGCGCGACCATGACGATGCCGTCTGGGCCGCGCCCGATGACGATCCGGCCAATCCGGGCGGCTACCGGGCCATCGTCGCCATCGCCGACGTCAGCTATTATGTCCGCCCCGGCAGCGCGCTCGACAAGGAAGCGAGGAAGCGCGGCAACAGCGTCTATTTCCCCGATCAGGTCGTGCCGATGCTGCCGCACGAACTGTCGTCGGACATGTGCTCGCTGCGCGCGGGGCAGGACCGGGCGGCGATGGCCTGCCACCTGACCGTCAATGCGCAGGGCAGGGTGACGGCATGGCGCTTCACCCGCGCCGTCATCCGCGTCGCGGCGGTGCTCGCCTATGAGGATGCGCAGGCGGCCATCGACGGCACGAAGGACAACGATCTGCTCGAACCCGCGCTGAAACCGCTCTGGGCCTGCTGGGCGCTGCTGCGCAAGGCGCGGGCGGCGCGCGATCCGCTCGCGCTCGACCTCCCCGAACGCCGCGTCGTGCTGGACGAGCGCGGCCAGATCGTCAGCGTTGCGGTGCGGGAACGGCTCGACGCGCATATGCTGATCGAGGATTATATGATCGCCGCCAACGTCGCGGCGGCCAAGGCGCTGGAAGCGAAGAAGGCGCCTGTCATGTATCGCGTCCACGAACCGCCCAGCCGCGACAAGCTGGTGTCGCTGAAGGACTATCTCGCCACCTTCGACATATCCTTCGCGCTGGGTCAGGTGGTGAAGCCATCGACCTTCAACCAGTTGATCGCGAAGATCGGCGAGGCGGAGGAAAAGCCGCAGATCATGGAGATGATCCTGCGCAGCCAGACGCAGGCCTATTACAGCCCGCAGAATATGGGGCATTTCGGCCTCGCGCTCGGCAGCTACGCCCATTTCACCTCGCCCATCCGCCGCTACGCCGACCTGCTGGTGCACCGGGCGCTGGTCGGAGCCTACGGTCTCGAACTCCCCGCGCCCAAGGGGAAGGATATTCCCGACCGCACGGCGCTCAGCCAGGACGATTATGAGAATATGGGCCGCGTGGGCGAGATGATCTCGGGCCATGAGCGCCGTGCCATGGAGGCGGAGCGGGAGACGGTCGACCGCTATGTCGCCGCCTATCTCGCCGCCCATGTCGGCGAAATCATGCCCGCGCGGATCACGGGCGTGCAGAATTTCGGCTTCTTCGCGACCGTGGAAGGGCTGGGCGGCGACGGGCTGGTGCCGGTGTCCACCATGGGGGCGGAACATTTCTTCTACGATGAGGCGGGCCGGGCGCTGCAGGGCGTCGAAAGCGGAGATCGCTATACGGTCGGCCAGCGGCTCGACCTGCGGCTGGCGGATGCCGATCCGATCAACGGATCGCTCCGCTTCGAACTGCCCGACAGTCCCGCGCCACGCGGCGGTCCGATGAAGCGCGACCGCACCCGCCCCGGCATCAAACGCGGCCGCCCCGCCAACATCCGCCACATGGGGGCAAAGCGGGGCAGGCACAAACGCTAG
- a CDS encoding EVE domain-containing protein translates to MNHWLMKSEPDVFSYDDLVKKGKAEWDGVRNHAAQGHMRAMRKGDLALFYHSNIGVEAVGIMTIVEEAAPDSTDETGKWIAVHVAPKEKLAKPVTLKAMKADSALADMVMLRQSRLSVSPLTKAQFDHIVELSKA, encoded by the coding sequence ATGAACCACTGGCTGATGAAATCCGAACCCGACGTCTTTTCCTACGACGATCTCGTGAAAAAGGGGAAGGCGGAATGGGACGGCGTGCGCAACCATGCGGCGCAGGGCCATATGCGGGCCATGCGGAAGGGCGATCTCGCGCTCTTCTATCACAGCAATATCGGTGTCGAGGCGGTCGGGATCATGACCATCGTCGAGGAGGCCGCGCCGGACAGCACCGATGAAACCGGCAAGTGGATCGCCGTCCATGTCGCGCCGAAGGAAAAGCTCGCGAAGCCGGTGACACTGAAGGCAATGAAGGCCGATTCCGCGCTGGCGGACATGGTGATGCTGCGCCAGTCGCGCCTTTCGGTGTCTCCGCTGACGAAGGCACAGTTCGATCATATCGTGGAATTGTCAAAGGCTTAG
- a CDS encoding replication-associated recombination protein A, with protein sequence MADLFAPDELPGSGDGTETAPLADRLRPRALDEVVGQEHLTGPDGAIGRMVAAGRLSSIIFWGPPGTGKTTISRLLADAVGMRFEPISAVFSGVADLKKVFAAAKDQARRGEKTLLFVDEIHRFNRAQQDSFLPFVEDGTVTLVGATTENPSFELNAALLSRAQVLILRRLDAAALGLLLDRAEELMHRPLPLDPAAREALLASADGDGRFLLNQVETLYAIDIAEPLDPAGLSALLHRRVAVYDKDREGHYNLISALHKSLRGSDPQAALYYLARMLTAGEEPLYVLRRLVRFATEDIGLADPQAVVQCLAAKDAYEFLGSPEGELAIVQACLYCATAPKSNAAYAAMKASFRTARETGSLMPPMNIVNAPTKLMKQVGYGKNYQYDHDAEGGFSGANYWPEEMTPQTFYTPTDRGYEARVAERIAYWNRLRTERGTE encoded by the coding sequence ATGGCTGATCTTTTCGCGCCCGACGAACTTCCCGGCTCCGGTGACGGGACCGAAACCGCCCCGCTCGCCGACCGGCTGCGCCCCCGCGCGCTGGACGAGGTGGTGGGGCAGGAACATCTGACCGGACCCGATGGCGCCATCGGGCGGATGGTAGCGGCGGGGCGGCTGTCCTCCATCATCTTCTGGGGGCCGCCGGGCACGGGCAAGACGACCATATCCCGCCTGCTCGCCGACGCGGTGGGAATGCGGTTCGAGCCGATCTCCGCCGTCTTTTCCGGCGTCGCCGACCTCAAGAAAGTGTTCGCCGCCGCGAAGGATCAGGCGCGGCGCGGTGAAAAGACGCTGCTTTTCGTGGACGAAATCCACCGCTTCAACCGGGCGCAGCAGGACAGTTTCCTGCCCTTCGTCGAGGATGGCACGGTGACGCTGGTCGGCGCGACCACGGAAAATCCGAGCTTCGAGCTGAACGCGGCGCTGCTGTCGCGGGCGCAGGTGCTGATCCTGCGGCGGCTGGACGCGGCAGCGCTGGGCCTGTTGCTTGACCGCGCCGAGGAACTGATGCATCGGCCCCTCCCCCTCGATCCTGCGGCGCGCGAGGCATTGCTGGCGAGCGCGGATGGCGATGGGCGTTTCCTGCTCAATCAGGTCGAGACGCTCTATGCCATCGACATTGCCGAACCGCTCGATCCGGCAGGCCTGTCGGCGCTGCTCCACCGCCGCGTCGCGGTCTACGACAAGGATCGGGAGGGGCATTACAATCTCATTTCCGCGCTCCACAAATCGCTGCGCGGGTCCGATCCGCAGGCGGCGCTCTATTATCTCGCGCGGATGCTGACGGCGGGGGAAGAGCCGCTTTACGTCCTGCGCCGCCTCGTCCGTTTCGCGACGGAGGACATCGGTCTCGCCGATCCGCAGGCGGTGGTGCAGTGCCTTGCGGCGAAGGACGCCTACGAGTTTCTGGGGTCGCCCGAGGGGGAACTGGCGATCGTGCAGGCGTGCCTTTATTGCGCCACCGCGCCCAAATCGAACGCCGCCTATGCGGCGATGAAGGCATCCTTCCGCACGGCGCGAGAGACCGGATCGCTGATGCCGCCGATGAACATCGTGAATGCGCCCACCAAGCTGATGAAGCAGGTCGGCTACGGCAAAAATTACCAATATGACCATGACGCCGAAGGGGGCTTTTCCGGCGCGAACTACTGGCCCGAAGAGATGACGCCGCAGACCTTCTACACGCCCACCGACCGGGGATATGAGGCGCGGGTGGCAGAGCGGATCGCCTACTGGAACCGGCTGCGCACGGAACGCGGGACGGAGTGA
- a CDS encoding MOSC domain-containing protein has translation MTRPFMTVDALLTGTPRPFRGDDHSAIAKQPVAGPVRITWDGFAGDAVADRIHHGGWDKAIHLYPQDHYDWWLERRPGHPLLAAPGAFGENIASRGMTEEDICLGDRFSLGTAIVEVSHGRQPCWKLDHRFGGRDVMTTIIRTARCGVYFRVIREGEAEAGGRMDLLDRPLPDWSVARLFRLLIGGGHRHDAAAVRQLADMTLLAEVWRDRASKLSL, from the coding sequence ATGACGCGACCGTTCATGACCGTCGATGCCCTGCTGACGGGCACGCCCCGCCCTTTTCGCGGGGACGATCACAGCGCCATCGCCAAACAGCCGGTGGCAGGACCGGTGCGCATCACATGGGACGGCTTTGCAGGCGACGCCGTTGCCGACCGCATCCATCATGGCGGCTGGGACAAGGCGATCCACCTCTACCCGCAGGATCATTATGACTGGTGGCTGGAGAGGCGGCCCGGCCACCCGCTGCTGGCCGCGCCCGGCGCGTTCGGGGAAAATATCGCATCGCGCGGCATGACGGAGGAGGACATCTGCCTCGGCGACCGCTTTTCGCTGGGCACCGCCATCGTGGAGGTCAGTCACGGTCGCCAGCCCTGCTGGAAGCTCGACCATCGCTTTGGCGGGCGGGACGTGATGACGACGATCATCAGGACCGCGCGCTGCGGCGTCTATTTCCGTGTCATTCGCGAAGGGGAGGCGGAGGCGGGCGGGCGCATGGACCTGCTCGACCGCCCCTTGCCCGACTGGAGCGTCGCGCGCCTTTTTCGCCTGCTGATCGGCGGCGGGCACCGGCACGATGCCGCCGCGGTGCGACAGCTTGCCGACATGACCCTGCTCGCCGAAGTCTGGCGCGACCGGGCCAGCAAGCTCTCCCTCTAG
- a CDS encoding glycine zipper 2TM domain-containing protein — translation MRKALMALAAVSLAVPVSMAVPTDGAQARKHYRYKEWRGRDGRTYCRKSDGTTGLIIGGVGGALVGRAIDTRGDRATGTILGAAGGALLGKSIDSKRRCR, via the coding sequence ATGCGTAAAGCCCTGATGGCCCTGGCCGCCGTTTCGCTGGCCGTTCCCGTTTCGATGGCTGTTCCCACCGACGGCGCTCAGGCCCGTAAGCATTATCGCTACAAAGAGTGGCGCGGCCGCGACGGTCGCACCTATTGCCGCAAGTCGGACGGCACAACCGGCTTGATCATCGGCGGCGTCGGCGGTGCGCTGGTCGGCCGAGCGATCGACACGCGCGGCGACCGGGCGACCGGCACGATTCTGGGCGCTGCGGGTGGCGCGCTGCTCGGCAAGTCCATCGACAGCAAGCGCCGCTGCCGCTGA
- a CDS encoding cupin domain-containing protein, with the protein MQAMIALLLAAAAPAAPAIVRREGAEHYVWGGVNDGWHMVKRDDLSVIEERLQPGSSEVRHFHTKARQFFYVLRGELTMEAGGVTQTLTAGQGIEIAPGVPHRAANRSAAPVEILVTSSPKSHGDRVEAPAD; encoded by the coding sequence ATGCAGGCTATGATCGCCCTCCTCCTCGCCGCCGCCGCGCCCGCCGCTCCCGCCATCGTCCGGCGCGAGGGGGCGGAGCATTATGTCTGGGGCGGCGTCAATGACGGCTGGCATATGGTAAAGCGCGACGATCTGTCTGTGATCGAGGAAAGGCTCCAGCCCGGCAGCAGCGAGGTGCGGCATTTCCATACGAAGGCGCGGCAGTTCTTCTATGTGCTGCGCGGCGAACTGACGATGGAGGCGGGCGGCGTCACGCAGACGCTCACCGCCGGTCAGGGGATCGAGATCGCGCCGGGCGTGCCGCATCGGGCCGCCAACCGCAGCGCCGCCCCGGTGGAGATCCTCGTCACCTCATCGCCAAAAAGCCATGGCGACCGGGTGGAAGCGCCCGCGGACTAG
- a CDS encoding helix-turn-helix domain-containing protein — protein MARGNRIFAGPRLRQLRLDHRMDQATMAQALGISVSYLSQLENDDRPLTAKVKAAVASAFPTDWASFDAREEEQLLGAFTYALAHPELPGAPMEPERIEKLHLQFPEFAARYVDLYNAHMRANERINMIEEAIANDHEVQARLPWEAARDWFHEAGNYVHALDCLAEEMAESFTAGQVLDEGMLVEALARRHGIATLIAETPDSALRAYRAADRQLFINAALPTESRKFMLAHQLMMLEGQAVIADVVRKAALPVPGADRLLAIGLGNYAAGALLMPYAPFREAARAMRHDIDRLARTFGVSFEQACHRLSTLQRPGLRGIPFFFCRVDMAGNITKRHSATRLQFARFGGACPLWNVHEAVAVPDRINVQLGETPDGVRYVSMAKGLVKPSGSYKRTPRRFAVVLGCEVAHAANFVYADGLQLEVEGAATPIGITCRLCPRQSCDQRAFPPADRPIHVDPDNRQIVPYWIG, from the coding sequence ATGGCACGCGGCAACCGAATCTTCGCAGGACCGCGCCTGCGCCAGCTTCGCCTCGATCATCGGATGGATCAGGCGACGATGGCGCAGGCGCTGGGCATATCCGTCTCCTATCTTTCGCAACTGGAGAATGACGACCGTCCGTTGACCGCCAAGGTCAAGGCGGCGGTCGCTAGCGCCTTTCCGACCGACTGGGCGAGTTTCGACGCGCGCGAGGAGGAACAGTTGCTGGGCGCGTTCACCTATGCGCTCGCGCATCCGGAGCTGCCCGGCGCGCCGATGGAGCCGGAGCGGATCGAGAAGCTGCACCTGCAATTCCCGGAATTCGCGGCGCGCTACGTCGATCTCTACAACGCGCATATGCGCGCGAACGAGCGCATCAACATGATCGAGGAAGCGATCGCCAACGATCATGAGGTGCAGGCGCGGCTGCCATGGGAAGCGGCGCGCGACTGGTTTCATGAGGCGGGCAACTATGTCCACGCGCTCGATTGCCTTGCCGAAGAGATGGCGGAGAGCTTTACCGCGGGGCAGGTGCTGGACGAAGGGATGCTGGTGGAGGCGCTCGCCCGCCGCCACGGCATCGCGACGCTGATTGCAGAGACGCCCGACAGCGCGCTGCGCGCCTATCGCGCCGCCGACCGGCAGCTCTTCATCAACGCTGCGCTGCCGACCGAGAGCCGCAAGTTCATGCTCGCGCATCAGCTCATGATGCTGGAGGGGCAGGCGGTGATCGCCGACGTGGTGCGCAAGGCGGCGCTCCCGGTGCCGGGCGCGGACCGGCTGCTGGCCATCGGCCTTGGCAATTATGCGGCGGGCGCGCTGCTGATGCCCTACGCCCCGTTCCGCGAGGCGGCGCGGGCGATGCGGCACGATATCGACCGGCTGGCGCGGACCTTCGGCGTCAGTTTCGAGCAGGCGTGCCATCGCCTCTCCACGCTGCAGAGGCCGGGGCTGCGCGGCATTCCCTTCTTCTTCTGCCGCGTCGACATGGCGGGCAACATCACCAAGCGGCATAGCGCCACCCGCCTGCAGTTCGCGCGCTTCGGCGGCGCGTGCCCCCTGTGGAACGTCCATGAAGCCGTCGCCGTGCCCGACCGGATCAACGTGCAACTGGGCGAGACGCCGGACGGGGTGCGCTATGTGTCGATGGCGAAGGGGCTGGTGAAGCCATCGGGCAGCTACAAGCGCACGCCGCGCCGCTTTGCCGTGGTGCTGGGCTGCGAGGTCGCGCATGCGGCGAACTTCGTCTATGCCGACGGACTGCAACTGGAGGTGGAGGGCGCAGCGACGCCCATCGGCATCACCTGCCGCCTGTGCCCCCGCCAGAGCTGCGACCAGCGCGCCTTCCCGCCCGCCGACCGGCCGATCCATGTCGACCCGGACAACCGGCAGATCGTGCCTTACTGGATCGGATGA
- a CDS encoding glycosyltransferase family 4 protein encodes MDVTGLRVALFSGNYNYVRDGANQALNRFVAYLLGQGAAVRVYSPTVANPAFAPTGDLVSAPSFAVPGRKEYRVPYRLSAGLRRDLRAFAPNLVHVSSPDPLGHRAVTWARQHNLPTVASVHTRFETYPRYYGLAFLEPLVESMLRRFYRRCDAIVAPSESMAQLLREQRMSYDVGIWTRGIDRDIFNPGRRDMAWRQSLGIGDDDPVIGFIGRLVMEKGLDVFSDTIDQLSARGVRHKVLVVGEGPAREWFENRLPQAVFTGFQQGADLGRAVASMDMLFNPSVTETFGNVTLEAMACGLPTVAARATGSESLVTQGVTGRLIRPGAIGGFADALQSYCTDPQTRAAAGLAAQARAERNGWDQVNQALVDTYLRIIRQRAQGLAPRSSPVP; translated from the coding sequence ATGGATGTCACGGGTCTGCGTGTCGCGCTTTTCAGCGGCAACTATAATTATGTGCGCGATGGCGCGAATCAGGCGCTCAACCGCTTCGTCGCCTATCTGCTGGGTCAGGGCGCGGCGGTGCGCGTCTATTCGCCGACCGTCGCCAACCCGGCGTTCGCGCCGACCGGCGACCTCGTCAGCGCGCCGTCCTTCGCCGTGCCGGGGCGCAAGGAATATCGCGTGCCCTATCGCCTGTCGGCGGGGCTGCGCCGCGACCTGCGCGCCTTTGCGCCCAACCTCGTCCATGTGTCCAGCCCTGACCCGCTGGGCCATCGCGCGGTGACATGGGCGCGGCAGCACAACCTGCCCACCGTCGCGTCGGTCCATACACGATTCGAAACCTATCCGCGCTATTACGGGCTCGCCTTTCTGGAGCCGCTGGTCGAATCGATGCTGCGCCGCTTCTATCGCCGCTGCGACGCCATCGTAGCGCCGTCCGAATCCATGGCGCAACTGCTGCGGGAACAGCGGATGAGCTATGATGTCGGCATCTGGACGCGCGGGATCGACCGCGACATCTTCAACCCCGGTCGGCGGGACATGGCATGGCGGCAGTCGCTGGGCATCGGCGACGACGATCCGGTGATCGGCTTCATCGGGCGGCTGGTGATGGAAAAGGGGCTGGACGTCTTTTCCGACACCATCGACCAGCTCAGCGCGCGTGGCGTGCGGCACAAGGTGCTGGTGGTGGGCGAAGGCCCGGCACGCGAATGGTTCGAGAACCGGCTGCCGCAGGCGGTTTTCACCGGGTTTCAGCAGGGCGCGGATCTGGGCCGCGCGGTCGCCAGCATGGACATGCTGTTCAACCCGTCCGTCACGGAGACGTTCGGCAATGTGACGCTGGAGGCGATGGCGTGCGGCCTGCCGACCGTCGCGGCGCGGGCGACCGGCAGCGAAAGTCTGGTGACGCAGGGCGTGACCGGCCGCCTGATCCGCCCCGGCGCGATCGGCGGCTTTGCCGACGCGCTGCAATCCTATTGCACCGATCCGCAGACGCGCGCCGCCGCCGGGCTGGCCGCGCAGGCGCGCGCGGAGCGTAACGGGTGGGATCAGGTCAATCAGGCGCTGGTCGATACCTATCTGCGTATCATCCGTCAGCGCGCGCAGGGGCTGGCGCCCCGGTCCAGCCCTGTTCCCTGA
- a CDS encoding isopenicillin N synthase family dioxygenase → MSQTVLEQVPVLSMADLAKPDFAEAFGQSFQRFGFAMVKDHGMDIDLIGEGWALARRFFALPEEVKRRYDAKLNGGQRGYTAFGTEIAKGASENDLKEFWHVGRDLPVGDRLALTMPPNVWPDEMPEFRPVFARLYAEFDRVGAELLSAIALYLGLPERWFDGPVENGNSILRLLHYPPVSPEAPGIRAGAHEDINLITLLLGAEEGGLELKDRDGNWLPVVPPPGALAINVGDMLQRLTNHVLPSTSHRVVNPPPERRGHSRYSMPFFLHLRPDFMIDALPQCVTADNPRRDPPISAHDYLTERLIEIGLIRKD, encoded by the coding sequence GTGTCGCAAACGGTGCTGGAGCAGGTGCCCGTCCTGTCCATGGCGGACCTCGCCAAACCCGATTTCGCAGAGGCTTTCGGCCAGTCCTTCCAGCGGTTCGGCTTCGCCATGGTGAAGGATCATGGCATGGACATTGACCTGATCGGTGAAGGGTGGGCGCTGGCGCGGCGCTTCTTCGCGCTGCCGGAGGAGGTGAAGCGGCGCTACGACGCGAAGCTGAACGGCGGCCAGCGCGGCTATACCGCCTTCGGGACGGAGATCGCAAAGGGCGCGAGCGAGAACGACCTCAAGGAATTCTGGCATGTCGGCCGCGACCTGCCCGTCGGGGACAGGCTGGCGCTGACGATGCCGCCAAATGTCTGGCCGGACGAAATGCCCGAGTTCAGGCCGGTGTTCGCGCGGCTCTATGCCGAGTTCGACCGCGTCGGCGCGGAACTTCTGTCCGCCATCGCCCTCTATCTCGGCCTGCCGGAACGCTGGTTCGACGGGCCGGTCGAAAATGGCAATTCGATCCTGCGCCTGCTCCATTATCCCCCGGTATCGCCGGAAGCGCCGGGCATTCGCGCGGGCGCGCATGAGGACATCAACCTCATCACTCTGCTGCTGGGGGCGGAGGAAGGCGGGCTGGAGCTGAAGGATCGGGACGGGAACTGGCTGCCGGTGGTGCCGCCGCCCGGCGCGCTGGCGATCAACGTGGGCGACATGCTCCAGCGGCTGACCAACCATGTGCTGCCTTCGACCAGCCACCGGGTCGTCAATCCGCCGCCCGAGCGGCGCGGCCATTCGCGCTATTCGATGCCCTTCTTCCTGCATCTGCGTCCGGACTTCATGATCGACGCGCTGCCCCAGTGCGTCACCGCCGACAATCCGCGCCGCGATCCGCCGATCAGCGCGCACGACTATCTGACCGAGCGCCTCATCGAAATCGGCCTTATCAGGAAGGACTGA